One Apis cerana isolate GH-2021 linkage group LG15, AcerK_1.0, whole genome shotgun sequence DNA window includes the following coding sequences:
- the LOC107996353 gene encoding exportin-7 isoform X1 — protein MADEQEVRQLELLCKQLYESQDSAHRVEAEKALVAFQNAPDTLTKCQLLLDRGDSAYAQLLAATTLTKLASRSAGLSLQQRLDIRNYILNYLATQPKLPNFVIQALVTLFARISKFGWFDIDKDEYVFRNVVSDVTKFLQGSVEHCMIGVQLLSQLTCEMNQVSDADANRSITKHRKIASHFRDTQLFEIFRLSCTLLSTARENCKNLNFNDEAQHGLIRQLLKLAQNCLTFDFIGTSTDESSDDLSTVQIPTCWRPAFLDFTSLKLFFDLYHSLPNTLSSLALSCLVQIASVRRSLFSNPERAQFLTHLVSGIKHILQNPQGLSDPENYHEFCRLLSRLKSNFQLGELVLVKDYPEAIQLIAKFTIQSLQMWQFAPNSLHYLLTLWQRMVSSMPYVKAGDPHLLNTYTPEIVNAYITSRLESVAIVVREGLEDPLDDLGIVHQQLEQISVIVRCEYQKTCTLLVQLFDQAARTYQELMTQTASPTQRMDITIQEGQLTWLVYIIGGVIGGKITFNSNEEYDAMDGELVCRVLQLMNLTDSRLAQGGCEKLELAMLSFFEQFRKIYVGDQVQKNSKVYRRLSDVLGVNDESMVLGILIRKIITNLKYWGRSEQIISKTLQLLNDLSVGYSCVRKLVKLEEVQFMLNNHTREHFPFLGNNVAVTEMRCRSMFYTSLGRLLMVDLGEDEERFHTFMLPLTSAFESLGQLIGPADPSLFAAEEAKKALIGLARDLRGLAYAFNTKTSYMMLFDWIYPNYTPILLHAVELWHYEPQVTTPVLKLFAELVQNRSQRLQFDASSPNGILLFREASKVICSYGNRILNVEVPKDQIYPLKLKGISICFSMLKAALCGSYVNFGVFRLYGDEALDNALNTFVKLLLSIPQSDLLDYPKLSTTYFVLLECLAQDHMVFLSTLEPRVFLYILSSISEGLTALGAQKDSYTDTMVCTGCCATLDHIVTYLFKQLYQKGGYPGRKNTVVPGGGDLFLQVLKQHPEILQQMLSTVLNVIMFEDCRNQWSMSRPLLGLILLNEEYFNQLRENIIRSQPVDKQATMAQWFENLMEGIERNLLTKNRDRFTQNLSLFRRDINDTLKGPNTTANPIGDMMTLTFN, from the exons ATGGCGGATGAACAG GAAGTACGGCAGCTGGAGTTGCTATGCAAGCAGTTGTATGAATCACAAGATTCTGCGCATCGTGTAGAGGCTGAAAAAGCACTTGTTGCTTTTCAAAATGCTCCAGATACGCTTACAAAGTGCCAGCTCTTACTTGATCGAGGAGATTCTGCATATGCTCAGTTATTGGCAGCCACTACTTTGACAAAATTAGCTTCCCGTTCAGCAGGACTTAGTTTACAACAAAGGCTTgacataa gAAATTATATTCTCAATTATTTAGCAACTCAACCAAAGTTACCAAACTTTGTAATACAAGCACTAGTTACACTATTTGCTAGAATATCAAAGTTTGGTTGGTTTGATATTGATAAAGATGAATATGTTTTTAGAAATGTGGTTAGTGATGTAACAAAGTTTCTTCAG GGATCAGTAGAACACTGTATGATAGGAGTCCAATTACTTTCTCAATTAACATGTGAAATGAATCAAGTATCGGATGCAGATGCAAACAGATCTATTACAAAACACAGAAAAATTGCCAGTCATTTCAGAGATACACaactctttgaaatatttaggtTATCTTGTACTTTATTAAGTACAGCtcgagaaaattgtaaaaatttaaattttaatgatgaaGCACAG catGGTTTAATAAgacaacttttaaaattagcaCAAAACTGTTTGACATTTGACTTCATTGGAACATCAACAGATGAAAGTTCTGATGACCTTAGTACAGTACAAATCCCAACTTGCTGGAGACCTGCATTTTTGGATTTTACATCTCTGAAACTTTTCTTTGATTTGTATCACAGTTTACCTAATACACTATCATCTTTGGCTCTTTCATGTTTGGTCCAAATAGCATCTGTTAGAAGAAGTTTATTTTCAAACCCAGAAAGAGCACAATTTTTAACACATTTAGTTAGTGGTATAAAACACATACTACAAAATCCTCAAGGTCTAAGTGATCCCGAAAATTATCATGAATTTTGTAGACTGCTATCAAGACTGAAAAGCAATTTTCAACTTGGAGAATTGGTTTTAGTCAAAGATTATCCAGAAGCTATacaattaattgcaaaatttacaATCCAGAGTTTACAAATGTGGCAATTTGCACCAAATAGTTTACATTATCTTTTAACTTTATGGCAAAGAATGGTATCATCTATGCCTTATGTAAAAGCAGGAGATccacatttattaaatacatatactcCAGAAATTGTAAATGCATATATTACTTCAAGACTTGAATCAGTTGCAATAGTAGTTAGGGAGGGTTTGGAAGATCCACTTGATGATTTAGGAATAGTTCATCAACAATTAGAACAAATATCTGTAATTGTAAGGTGTGAATATCAAAAAACGTGTACTTTGTTAGTACAACTTTTTGATCAAGCTGCTAGAACATACCAAGAATTAATGACACAAACAGCATCTCCAACACAACGAATGGATATCACTATACAAGAAGGTCAACTTACTTGGCTTGTGTATATTATAg GTGGTGTTATTGGaggaaaaataacatttaatagtAATGAAGAATATGATGCAATGGATGGCGAACTCGTATGTAGAGTActtcaattaatgaatttgaCTGATTCAAGACTTGCACAAGGTGGCtgtgaaaaattggaattagcAATGTTGAGTTTCTTTGAacaatttcgtaaaatatatgtagGTGATCaagttcaaaaaaattctaaagtaTATAGAAGATTGTCAGATGTTTTGGGAGTTAATGATGAATCTATGGTACTTGGTATTCTTATTCGGAAAAT aATAACAAATCTCAAGTATTGGGGTCGTAGTGaacaaattatttccaaaacattacaattattaaatgactTATCTGTAGGATATAGTTGTGTCCGTAAACTTGTAAAATTAGAAGAAGTACAATTTATGCTCAATAATCATAca agagagcattttccatttttggGAAACAATGTTGCTGTAACAGAAATGCGATGTAGATCGATGTTCTATACATCCTTGGGTAGATTATTAATGGTAGATCTAGGAGAAGATGAAGAAAGGTTTCATACATTTATGTTACCATTAACAA GTGCATTTGAAAGTTTAGGACAATTAATTGGTCCTGCTGATCCTTCACTTTTTGCAGCAGAAGAAGCAAAAAAAGCACTGATTGGTTTAGCAAGAGATTTAAGAGGTTTAGCTTATGCATTCAATACAAAAACATCTTATATGATGCTCTTTGATTGGAT ttatccTAATTATACACCAATTTTATTACATGCTGTGGAATTGTGGCATTATGAACCACAGGTTACTACACCCGTCCTAAAATTATTTGCAGAATTAGTACAAAATAGAAGTCAACGATTACAGTTTGATGCATCTTCTccaaatggaattttattatttcgtgaaGCTAGTAAAGTAATATGTAGTTATGGTAATCGTATATTAAACGTTGAAGTTCCAAAGGATCAAATATATCCCTTAAAACTTAAAGGGATAAGTATATGCTTCAGTATGTTAAAAGCAGCTTTATGTGGAAGTTACGTAAATTTTGGAGTATTCAGATTATATGGCGATGAGGCATTAGATAATGCGCTTAatacatttgtaaaattacttCTTAGTATACCACAAAGTGATTTATTG gatTATCCAAAATTATCTACAACATATTTTGTGTTACTTGAATGTTTGGCTCAAGATCACATGGTGTTCCTTTCAACATTAGAACCCAGAGTattcttgtatattttatcaagcATCAGTGAAGGCCTTACAGCACTAGGTGCGCAAAAAGACTCCTATACAG atACAATGGTCTGTACTGGTTGTTGTGCAACACTTGATCATATTGTGACTTACttgtttaaacaattatatcaaaaag gAGGATATCCAGGAAGGAAAAATACTGTAGTTCCAGGAGGTGGAGATTTATTCTTACAAGTTTTGAAACAACATCCTGAAATTCTTCAGCAAATGTTAAGTACTGTTTTAAATGTGATAATGTTTGAAGATTGTAGAAATCAATGGAGTATGTCACGTCCTCTGTTgggattaattcttttaaatgaagaa tattttaatcaattacgagaaaatattattagaagtCAACCAGTTGATAAACAAGCAACAATGGCACAGtggtttgaaaatttaatggaaggaatcgaaagaaatttactcacaaaaaatagagatag gtttacacaaaatttatcattgtttAGAAGAGATATAAATGACACTTTAAAAGGACCTAATACAACTGCAAATCCTATTGGTGATATGATGACCTTGAcctttaattag
- the LOC107996349 gene encoding crossover junction endonuclease EME1: MNPEIVVLNDSNESDISIESNDKLKNIKKKNKKKCSFDDYDSSDFEFPEIQFYHLIAENNEDELQNIYNKHSFISNIHASSYQTNDKYTVNKNLKQYNMIKKSSCSDNNSFNFAKNSDEKNRNIAKQKKDILKKEEKIQQMMKKKALKAIAIKKSKNIKPGECLKFMEIVIDKDIENFSYITDIISTLLNTSLQYSIKSQFISNSITWKRNIENHYVNENNEICAITNTENINQILIIWNWDETVIKVANDSFCTSISDIKSLLPNYKIILVIFGIENYFEYKMQEKNSDKSETKNKTQKINSKNNHEYKNFVEISRRQLETCLNEIQISADCSSRLINNSQDLALMIYQCTKAIAEIPYKLEKNKSLTNKFNWYILGDNRNTVKVDKDGNGLKRLWQQQLCQFNLSSLEIAEAICSVYPCPADLIKTYINCTDDEGINLLKDIPIRRAAGPLTAIRKVGPELSKKIYLMFTSKNGESVLS, translated from the exons atgaatcCAGAAATTGTCGTTTTAAATGATTCAAATGAATCTGATATATCTATTGAatcgaatgataaattaaaaaatattaaaaagaaaaataaaaagaaatgttcaTTCGATGACTATGATTCAAGTGATTTTGAATTTCCCGAAATACAATTCTATCATCTCATTgctgaaaataatgaagatgaattacaaaatatttataataaacattcatttatttctaatattcatgCATCATCATATCAaactaatgataaatatactgttaataaaaatttaaaacaatataatatgattaaaaagtcTTCATGTAGTGACaacaattcatttaattttgctaaaaattcagatgaaaaaaacagaaacattgcaaaacaaaaaaaagatattttaaaaaaagaagaaaaaattcaacaaatgatgaaaaaaaaagcattaaaagcaattgcaattaaaaaatcaaaaaatataaaacctggtgaatgtttgaaatttatggaaattgttattgataaagatattgaaaatttttcttatattacagatataataagtacattattaaatactagTTTGCAATATAGCATTAAATCacaattcatttcaaatagtATTACATGGAAAAGGAACATTGAAAATCACtatgttaatgaaaataatgaaatatgtgCTATAACAAATACTGAAAATATTAaccaaatattgataatttggaATTGGGATGAAACGGTAATAAAAGTTGCAAATGATAGCTTTTGTACATCTATTTCTGATATAAAATCCTTATTaccaaattacaaaataatattagtaatttttggaatagaaaattattttgaatataaaatgcaagaaaaaaattcagataaaagtgaaacaaaaaacaaaacgcaaaaaattaattccaaaaataatcatgaatataaaaactttgtaGAAATATCAAGAAGACAACTTGAAACATGTCTcaatgaaatacaaatttctgCGGATTGTAGCagtagattaattaataattctcaaGATTTGGcattaatgatatatcaatGTACAAAAGCTATAGCAGAAATACCATATaaactagaaaaaaataaaagtttaacaaataaatttaattggtaCATATTAGGAGACAATAGAAATACTGTAAAAGTAGATAAAGATGGAAATGGATTAAAAAGACTATGGCAGCAACAGCTTTGTCAATTTAATTTGAGTAGTCTTGAAATTGCAGAAGCAATTTGTTCTGTATATCCATGTCCTgcagatttaataaaa acttATATAAACTGTACAGATGATgaaggaataaatttattgaaagatatcccg ATTAGAAGAGCAGCTGGACCTCTTACTGCTATACGTAAAGTTGGTCCGGAATTAAGTAAAAAGATCTATTTAATGTTCACATCTAAAAATGGTGAAAGTGTATtaagttga
- the LOC107996353 gene encoding exportin-7 isoform X2, which yields MADEQEVRQLELLCKQLYESQDSAHRVEAEKALVAFQNAPDTLTKCQLLLDRGDSAYAQLLAATTLTKLASRSAGLSLQQRLDIRNYILNYLATQPKLPNFVIQALVTLFARISKFGWFDIDKDEYVFRNVVSDVTKFLQGSVEHCMIGVQLLSQLTCEMNQVSDADANRSITKHRKIASHFRDTQLFEIFRLSCTLLSTARENCKNLNFNDEAQHGLIRQLLKLAQNCLTFDFIGTSTDESSDDLSTVQIPTCWRPAFLDFTSLKLFFDLYHSLPNTLSSLALSCLVQIASVRRSLFSNPERAQFLTHLVSGIKHILQNPQGLSDPENYHEFCRLLSRLKSNFQLGELVLVKDYPEAIQLIAKFTIQSLQMWQFAPNSLHYLLTLWQRMVSSMPYVKAGDPHLLNTYTPEIVNAYITSRLESVAIVVREGLEDPLDDLGIVHQQLEQISVIVRCEYQKTCTLLVQLFDQAARTYQELMTQTASPTQRMDITIQEGQLTWLVYIIGGVIGGKITFNSNEEYDAMDGELVCRVLQLMNLTDSRLAQGGCEKLELAMLSFFEQFRKIYVGDQVQKNSKVYRRLSDVLGVNDESMVLGILIRKIITNLKYWGRSEQIISKTLQLLNDLSVGYSCVRKLVKLEEVQFMLNNHTREHFPFLGNNVAVTEMRCRSMFYTSLGRLLMVDLGEDEERFHTFMLPLTSAFESLGQLIGPADPSLFAAEEAKKALIGLARDLRGLAYAFNTKTSYMMLFDWIYPNYTPILLHAVELWHYEPQVTTPVLKLFAELVQNRSQRLQFDASSPNGILLFREASKVICSYGNRILNVEVPKDQIYPLKLKGISICFSMLKAALCGSYVNFGVFRLYGDEALDNALNTFVKLLLSIPQSDLLDYPKLSTTYFVLLECLAQDHMVFLSTLEPRVFLYILSSISEGLTALDTMVCTGCCATLDHIVTYLFKQLYQKGGYPGRKNTVVPGGGDLFLQVLKQHPEILQQMLSTVLNVIMFEDCRNQWSMSRPLLGLILLNEEYFNQLRENIIRSQPVDKQATMAQWFENLMEGIERNLLTKNRDRFTQNLSLFRRDINDTLKGPNTTANPIGDMMTLTFN from the exons ATGGCGGATGAACAG GAAGTACGGCAGCTGGAGTTGCTATGCAAGCAGTTGTATGAATCACAAGATTCTGCGCATCGTGTAGAGGCTGAAAAAGCACTTGTTGCTTTTCAAAATGCTCCAGATACGCTTACAAAGTGCCAGCTCTTACTTGATCGAGGAGATTCTGCATATGCTCAGTTATTGGCAGCCACTACTTTGACAAAATTAGCTTCCCGTTCAGCAGGACTTAGTTTACAACAAAGGCTTgacataa gAAATTATATTCTCAATTATTTAGCAACTCAACCAAAGTTACCAAACTTTGTAATACAAGCACTAGTTACACTATTTGCTAGAATATCAAAGTTTGGTTGGTTTGATATTGATAAAGATGAATATGTTTTTAGAAATGTGGTTAGTGATGTAACAAAGTTTCTTCAG GGATCAGTAGAACACTGTATGATAGGAGTCCAATTACTTTCTCAATTAACATGTGAAATGAATCAAGTATCGGATGCAGATGCAAACAGATCTATTACAAAACACAGAAAAATTGCCAGTCATTTCAGAGATACACaactctttgaaatatttaggtTATCTTGTACTTTATTAAGTACAGCtcgagaaaattgtaaaaatttaaattttaatgatgaaGCACAG catGGTTTAATAAgacaacttttaaaattagcaCAAAACTGTTTGACATTTGACTTCATTGGAACATCAACAGATGAAAGTTCTGATGACCTTAGTACAGTACAAATCCCAACTTGCTGGAGACCTGCATTTTTGGATTTTACATCTCTGAAACTTTTCTTTGATTTGTATCACAGTTTACCTAATACACTATCATCTTTGGCTCTTTCATGTTTGGTCCAAATAGCATCTGTTAGAAGAAGTTTATTTTCAAACCCAGAAAGAGCACAATTTTTAACACATTTAGTTAGTGGTATAAAACACATACTACAAAATCCTCAAGGTCTAAGTGATCCCGAAAATTATCATGAATTTTGTAGACTGCTATCAAGACTGAAAAGCAATTTTCAACTTGGAGAATTGGTTTTAGTCAAAGATTATCCAGAAGCTATacaattaattgcaaaatttacaATCCAGAGTTTACAAATGTGGCAATTTGCACCAAATAGTTTACATTATCTTTTAACTTTATGGCAAAGAATGGTATCATCTATGCCTTATGTAAAAGCAGGAGATccacatttattaaatacatatactcCAGAAATTGTAAATGCATATATTACTTCAAGACTTGAATCAGTTGCAATAGTAGTTAGGGAGGGTTTGGAAGATCCACTTGATGATTTAGGAATAGTTCATCAACAATTAGAACAAATATCTGTAATTGTAAGGTGTGAATATCAAAAAACGTGTACTTTGTTAGTACAACTTTTTGATCAAGCTGCTAGAACATACCAAGAATTAATGACACAAACAGCATCTCCAACACAACGAATGGATATCACTATACAAGAAGGTCAACTTACTTGGCTTGTGTATATTATAg GTGGTGTTATTGGaggaaaaataacatttaatagtAATGAAGAATATGATGCAATGGATGGCGAACTCGTATGTAGAGTActtcaattaatgaatttgaCTGATTCAAGACTTGCACAAGGTGGCtgtgaaaaattggaattagcAATGTTGAGTTTCTTTGAacaatttcgtaaaatatatgtagGTGATCaagttcaaaaaaattctaaagtaTATAGAAGATTGTCAGATGTTTTGGGAGTTAATGATGAATCTATGGTACTTGGTATTCTTATTCGGAAAAT aATAACAAATCTCAAGTATTGGGGTCGTAGTGaacaaattatttccaaaacattacaattattaaatgactTATCTGTAGGATATAGTTGTGTCCGTAAACTTGTAAAATTAGAAGAAGTACAATTTATGCTCAATAATCATAca agagagcattttccatttttggGAAACAATGTTGCTGTAACAGAAATGCGATGTAGATCGATGTTCTATACATCCTTGGGTAGATTATTAATGGTAGATCTAGGAGAAGATGAAGAAAGGTTTCATACATTTATGTTACCATTAACAA GTGCATTTGAAAGTTTAGGACAATTAATTGGTCCTGCTGATCCTTCACTTTTTGCAGCAGAAGAAGCAAAAAAAGCACTGATTGGTTTAGCAAGAGATTTAAGAGGTTTAGCTTATGCATTCAATACAAAAACATCTTATATGATGCTCTTTGATTGGAT ttatccTAATTATACACCAATTTTATTACATGCTGTGGAATTGTGGCATTATGAACCACAGGTTACTACACCCGTCCTAAAATTATTTGCAGAATTAGTACAAAATAGAAGTCAACGATTACAGTTTGATGCATCTTCTccaaatggaattttattatttcgtgaaGCTAGTAAAGTAATATGTAGTTATGGTAATCGTATATTAAACGTTGAAGTTCCAAAGGATCAAATATATCCCTTAAAACTTAAAGGGATAAGTATATGCTTCAGTATGTTAAAAGCAGCTTTATGTGGAAGTTACGTAAATTTTGGAGTATTCAGATTATATGGCGATGAGGCATTAGATAATGCGCTTAatacatttgtaaaattacttCTTAGTATACCACAAAGTGATTTATTG gatTATCCAAAATTATCTACAACATATTTTGTGTTACTTGAATGTTTGGCTCAAGATCACATGGTGTTCCTTTCAACATTAGAACCCAGAGTattcttgtatattttatcaagcATCAGTGAAGGCCTTACAGCACTAG atACAATGGTCTGTACTGGTTGTTGTGCAACACTTGATCATATTGTGACTTACttgtttaaacaattatatcaaaaag gAGGATATCCAGGAAGGAAAAATACTGTAGTTCCAGGAGGTGGAGATTTATTCTTACAAGTTTTGAAACAACATCCTGAAATTCTTCAGCAAATGTTAAGTACTGTTTTAAATGTGATAATGTTTGAAGATTGTAGAAATCAATGGAGTATGTCACGTCCTCTGTTgggattaattcttttaaatgaagaa tattttaatcaattacgagaaaatattattagaagtCAACCAGTTGATAAACAAGCAACAATGGCACAGtggtttgaaaatttaatggaaggaatcgaaagaaatttactcacaaaaaatagagatag gtttacacaaaatttatcattgtttAGAAGAGATATAAATGACACTTTAAAAGGACCTAATACAACTGCAAATCCTATTGGTGATATGATGACCTTGAcctttaattag
- the LOC107996353 gene encoding exportin-7 isoform X3 has product MIGVQLLSQLTCEMNQVSDADANRSITKHRKIASHFRDTQLFEIFRLSCTLLSTARENCKNLNFNDEAQHGLIRQLLKLAQNCLTFDFIGTSTDESSDDLSTVQIPTCWRPAFLDFTSLKLFFDLYHSLPNTLSSLALSCLVQIASVRRSLFSNPERAQFLTHLVSGIKHILQNPQGLSDPENYHEFCRLLSRLKSNFQLGELVLVKDYPEAIQLIAKFTIQSLQMWQFAPNSLHYLLTLWQRMVSSMPYVKAGDPHLLNTYTPEIVNAYITSRLESVAIVVREGLEDPLDDLGIVHQQLEQISVIVRCEYQKTCTLLVQLFDQAARTYQELMTQTASPTQRMDITIQEGQLTWLVYIIGGVIGGKITFNSNEEYDAMDGELVCRVLQLMNLTDSRLAQGGCEKLELAMLSFFEQFRKIYVGDQVQKNSKVYRRLSDVLGVNDESMVLGILIRKIITNLKYWGRSEQIISKTLQLLNDLSVGYSCVRKLVKLEEVQFMLNNHTREHFPFLGNNVAVTEMRCRSMFYTSLGRLLMVDLGEDEERFHTFMLPLTSAFESLGQLIGPADPSLFAAEEAKKALIGLARDLRGLAYAFNTKTSYMMLFDWIYPNYTPILLHAVELWHYEPQVTTPVLKLFAELVQNRSQRLQFDASSPNGILLFREASKVICSYGNRILNVEVPKDQIYPLKLKGISICFSMLKAALCGSYVNFGVFRLYGDEALDNALNTFVKLLLSIPQSDLLDYPKLSTTYFVLLECLAQDHMVFLSTLEPRVFLYILSSISEGLTALGAQKDSYTDTMVCTGCCATLDHIVTYLFKQLYQKGGYPGRKNTVVPGGGDLFLQVLKQHPEILQQMLSTVLNVIMFEDCRNQWSMSRPLLGLILLNEEYFNQLRENIIRSQPVDKQATMAQWFENLMEGIERNLLTKNRDRFTQNLSLFRRDINDTLKGPNTTANPIGDMMTLTFN; this is encoded by the exons ATGATAGGAGTCCAATTACTTTCTCAATTAACATGTGAAATGAATCAAGTATCGGATGCAGATGCAAACAGATCTATTACAAAACACAGAAAAATTGCCAGTCATTTCAGAGATACACaactctttgaaatatttaggtTATCTTGTACTTTATTAAGTACAGCtcgagaaaattgtaaaaatttaaattttaatgatgaaGCACAG catGGTTTAATAAgacaacttttaaaattagcaCAAAACTGTTTGACATTTGACTTCATTGGAACATCAACAGATGAAAGTTCTGATGACCTTAGTACAGTACAAATCCCAACTTGCTGGAGACCTGCATTTTTGGATTTTACATCTCTGAAACTTTTCTTTGATTTGTATCACAGTTTACCTAATACACTATCATCTTTGGCTCTTTCATGTTTGGTCCAAATAGCATCTGTTAGAAGAAGTTTATTTTCAAACCCAGAAAGAGCACAATTTTTAACACATTTAGTTAGTGGTATAAAACACATACTACAAAATCCTCAAGGTCTAAGTGATCCCGAAAATTATCATGAATTTTGTAGACTGCTATCAAGACTGAAAAGCAATTTTCAACTTGGAGAATTGGTTTTAGTCAAAGATTATCCAGAAGCTATacaattaattgcaaaatttacaATCCAGAGTTTACAAATGTGGCAATTTGCACCAAATAGTTTACATTATCTTTTAACTTTATGGCAAAGAATGGTATCATCTATGCCTTATGTAAAAGCAGGAGATccacatttattaaatacatatactcCAGAAATTGTAAATGCATATATTACTTCAAGACTTGAATCAGTTGCAATAGTAGTTAGGGAGGGTTTGGAAGATCCACTTGATGATTTAGGAATAGTTCATCAACAATTAGAACAAATATCTGTAATTGTAAGGTGTGAATATCAAAAAACGTGTACTTTGTTAGTACAACTTTTTGATCAAGCTGCTAGAACATACCAAGAATTAATGACACAAACAGCATCTCCAACACAACGAATGGATATCACTATACAAGAAGGTCAACTTACTTGGCTTGTGTATATTATAg GTGGTGTTATTGGaggaaaaataacatttaatagtAATGAAGAATATGATGCAATGGATGGCGAACTCGTATGTAGAGTActtcaattaatgaatttgaCTGATTCAAGACTTGCACAAGGTGGCtgtgaaaaattggaattagcAATGTTGAGTTTCTTTGAacaatttcgtaaaatatatgtagGTGATCaagttcaaaaaaattctaaagtaTATAGAAGATTGTCAGATGTTTTGGGAGTTAATGATGAATCTATGGTACTTGGTATTCTTATTCGGAAAAT aATAACAAATCTCAAGTATTGGGGTCGTAGTGaacaaattatttccaaaacattacaattattaaatgactTATCTGTAGGATATAGTTGTGTCCGTAAACTTGTAAAATTAGAAGAAGTACAATTTATGCTCAATAATCATAca agagagcattttccatttttggGAAACAATGTTGCTGTAACAGAAATGCGATGTAGATCGATGTTCTATACATCCTTGGGTAGATTATTAATGGTAGATCTAGGAGAAGATGAAGAAAGGTTTCATACATTTATGTTACCATTAACAA GTGCATTTGAAAGTTTAGGACAATTAATTGGTCCTGCTGATCCTTCACTTTTTGCAGCAGAAGAAGCAAAAAAAGCACTGATTGGTTTAGCAAGAGATTTAAGAGGTTTAGCTTATGCATTCAATACAAAAACATCTTATATGATGCTCTTTGATTGGAT ttatccTAATTATACACCAATTTTATTACATGCTGTGGAATTGTGGCATTATGAACCACAGGTTACTACACCCGTCCTAAAATTATTTGCAGAATTAGTACAAAATAGAAGTCAACGATTACAGTTTGATGCATCTTCTccaaatggaattttattatttcgtgaaGCTAGTAAAGTAATATGTAGTTATGGTAATCGTATATTAAACGTTGAAGTTCCAAAGGATCAAATATATCCCTTAAAACTTAAAGGGATAAGTATATGCTTCAGTATGTTAAAAGCAGCTTTATGTGGAAGTTACGTAAATTTTGGAGTATTCAGATTATATGGCGATGAGGCATTAGATAATGCGCTTAatacatttgtaaaattacttCTTAGTATACCACAAAGTGATTTATTG gatTATCCAAAATTATCTACAACATATTTTGTGTTACTTGAATGTTTGGCTCAAGATCACATGGTGTTCCTTTCAACATTAGAACCCAGAGTattcttgtatattttatcaagcATCAGTGAAGGCCTTACAGCACTAGGTGCGCAAAAAGACTCCTATACAG atACAATGGTCTGTACTGGTTGTTGTGCAACACTTGATCATATTGTGACTTACttgtttaaacaattatatcaaaaag gAGGATATCCAGGAAGGAAAAATACTGTAGTTCCAGGAGGTGGAGATTTATTCTTACAAGTTTTGAAACAACATCCTGAAATTCTTCAGCAAATGTTAAGTACTGTTTTAAATGTGATAATGTTTGAAGATTGTAGAAATCAATGGAGTATGTCACGTCCTCTGTTgggattaattcttttaaatgaagaa tattttaatcaattacgagaaaatattattagaagtCAACCAGTTGATAAACAAGCAACAATGGCACAGtggtttgaaaatttaatggaaggaatcgaaagaaatttactcacaaaaaatagagatag gtttacacaaaatttatcattgtttAGAAGAGATATAAATGACACTTTAAAAGGACCTAATACAACTGCAAATCCTATTGGTGATATGATGACCTTGAcctttaattag